The window CGACAAGCAGCGCGCACGCCCTCGACCCCGCCACGACCTCGTCCCGGATCAAATGCCAAAACTGATGCGGCTGCCGGTCGTCGTCGTCAAAACCTTGCCCGGCATCTGACGCTGCGCTTCCTGGGTGAAATTCAGTCCGCTGCAATGCATCGGAATCAGAGCATCCGGGTTCAACTTGCCGATCTCGCTGACGACCTGCGTCAGGTAATCTGCCGGCGCCGGTCCGAGATGAAAGCCGCCCATGATGGCATGTATCTTTGAGACGCCCGATACCTCCATCGCCTGCCGCACCGAGTTCACGATACCGACGTGGCCGCACGAACTGATGACGATCAGGCCCTTGTCTTTCAGATTGAAGCAGGTCGCGTGCTCATGGATGTGCTCGTCGGGCACGATCTTGCCTTCCATTTCGGCCGGCAGATAGTGGCTCGCGTTGCATCCGGCGCCGTCCTTGAGCTTGAACTCCACCATCGTATTCGGAAGCACCTTCTCGATGCTGCTGCGCGTAATCTTGCCCGTGGTGAAGGCCTGCCCGCCGATGACGACGGGCGACTCGCACAGCACAAGCTTGACGTTCTGCTTGGCCAGATCGCGGCGGTCGAGCATCCCGAAGTTACTCAGTTCGCTCTGGCCGGCGCGGGCGTAACGCTGGCAGAAATTATCCTCGCCACCGGCATACATCGTAAGGTCCGCAGGCAGATCCTTGCGGTGCTTGGCGAGAAACCCGAGCAGACCGCCCCAGTGATCGAAATGGCCATGACTCAGGATAAGCGTCTCGATCTTCGAGGGGTCGACCTTCAGCAACTCCATGTTGTCGTTGATGACCTCGGGCGTCCAGCCATAGTCCAGCAGGAAGGTACGCTTTTCATCGCCGCGCTGCGGCTCCAGCAGCAACGAGAGTCCCCATTCGCTATGCAGCGGCCGCAGCGAATCCGCGGAGCGGCCGGGCTCGATCTTCACGCCGTTCACCTCCTGAGGCTTGAAGAAGATATCGCTCGCGCCGTCGACCAGAACGCGAACGCTGAGCTTGTCGATCGTCGGCACGTCGATGGGACCCGCCTTGGCCATCTCGATGCAGGAAAATCCACCGGCCGCCGCCGCCAGCGCGAAACCGGCGGACATCTTCAATGTATCTCGTCGATTGAAATCGGTCATGGGATGCTCTCATCGGTTAAATTGAGCGTCATCTCGACGAAGTTTGAAATCTGGATTACAGGGCCGTTCCACCCTGGTGTCAACGAATATCAAAGGCCGACGCAACATCGGCCCAGCCGATCACGCGATGCCGCCATTCCGGCATGCGCTAAGAAAGAAAGCTACCCTTTGCAAGACATGGGGACCGATCTCGGCATGCAGGGTCTCTATATCCTCGCCCGACAAGGCACGCAGGACCTGCGGTAGCAGGATCAAATCGATGAAATATCGCGCCGTCATCGCGAGCCGGCCGGGACCTAATGCCGGGAAAGTCTCAACCTCACTGGATTCTGCCACCTCGGCCAATAGCCGCATCATGATCTCAGTGCCCCGCTCGCGCATTATGCGGATCACGCTGCCCCCGAGATCCGGAAAGCGGCGTGCCTCGGCGATGGACAAGCGTAGCAAGCTGATCCACTCCGGCGTCAAAGCTTCTTGCAGGACGATCACGCCAATGCTTGCCAGGCGCTCATCAATCGTTGTGCCGGAGGGCGAATGATTCTCAAGCTGAGCCTGCTTGGCGATGACGTACTTGGTGACCGCGGCAGTAAAGAGCCCCTTCTTGTCGTGGAACCGCGCATAGATCGTCGGCTTGCCTGAGCGCGCAACCTCGGCGATCTCTTCGATACTCGCGCCTTCAAATCCGCGATCGAGAAACACTTTGCGGGCAGCATCGAGGATGCGCTCCTCGACCTCGCCCGCGAGTTCGTTGGGTGGGCGGCCAGACCGCCCGGGCGCCCGCGCCACGGAACGCGCTTTTTTTGCTGAAGTCCGTGCTGAAATCCTGGCCATTTCCATCATCCTCAGTGTGCAAATTGTGCAGGCTGCGTCCGGCGAAGCCGCCCGGCGCGGCGTCTCACTTAGCTTCTAACACAATCCCGTGAAAAGAACGATACCGTTTCGTTCATATCTTGCTTCGGGTATTCGACGCGCGTTATATAGCAAAACGAAACAGTTCCGTTTCGCTCTTTCACGCAGGAGTTACGCATCATGTTGAAACGCTATGACGAGCAAACGCTCCGGGAAGTCGAAAGCCCGCGATTCCCTCCGGGTTCGCCGGATGGACCAGCGGACGAGGCCCTCGCACACCGTTCGCCCCAGAAGGAGAAGCCTGAAACGGAGGCTCCGTCGAGCCGGGAGCGCCCGGCCGGCGAGCCGCCAAGTCCGGAACTGCCTGCTGAGACCGACGATCAGCCCGCGCCAGGCGGTGTGAGCAGCGGAGAGTCCCGCAAGGGTTTCCGGCGCCGGCACCCGATCGCGGCTCTGGTTGGCTCGGCCCTCTTGGTGCTGGCGGTAGGGGCCGGCTATGCCTACTGGAACTACGCTTCCGATTTCGAATCGACCGACGATGCCTTCATCGCGGCGCGCCAGATCGCCATCGCCCCGAAAGTGACGGGCTATGTCACGCAAGTGCCGGTCACCGACAACCAGCACGTCGCGGCGGGGGCCGTGATTGCCCGTATTGATGACCGCGACTATCGCATCGCGCTCGAGCAAGCGAGCGCACAGGTCGCCGCCGCGCAAGCCACCATCCAGAATATCGACGCGCAGGTTGCCGTGCAGCAGGCGCAAATCAAATCGAGCGAGGCGCAGGTCGAGCAGGCGCAGGCGACGCTGGTGTTTGCGCAACAACAATCAGCTCGCTACGAGACGCTCGCTCGAAACGGCGCGGGCACCGTACAAAACGCCCAGCAATATAGCTCGCAGCTGCTTCAGCAGCAGGCGGCCCTCAAGAGCGCGCAAGCGGCGCTGACCGTCGCACAGCGGCAAATCGAGTCCTTGAAGGCGCAACGCAGCAGCGCGGAGGCGAGCCTCGCGCAAGCGGTCGCGCAACGCGACCAGGCGCAGCTCAATCTGTCCTACACGACCGTCACCGCCGCTCAGGCCGGGCGCGTGGTCAACCTCACGGCATCGGCAGGCGAATTCGCCCAGGCGGGCACCAACCTTACCATGTTCGTTCCGGATGAAATCTGGGTTACGGCGAACTTCAAGGAGACTCAACTCAATTCCATGCGGCCCGGCCAGCCCGCATCGATGCGCATCGATGCTTATCCGAAACGCGCCATTCGCGGGCACGTTGCGAGCGTTCAGCCCGGGTCCGGGACGGCGTTCTCGCTGCTTCCGGCGGAAAACGCGACGGGAAATTACGTCAAGGTCATCCAGCGCGTGCCGGTCAAAATCATCATCGACAATCCGCCGACCGATGTTGCGCTGGGCCCGGGCATGTCGGTGGTGCCGAGTGTGCGTATCAACTTCAAGCCATCGCTGTACGAGCGGCTGGCCTCATCCATCGATTACCTGTGGAGGCAGTCATGAGCATCAATGAGGGAATCGGCACAGGTTCAGCAGCCACCGCTATCAAGGGCGCAAGTCCGTGGTTGATTGCCATCGTGGTGGCTTTGGCGGCGTTCATGGAGGTTCTCGACACCACGATCGCCAATGTCGCATTGAACTACATTGCAGGCGGCCTGGGCGTCAGCGAGGACGAAGCGTCCTGGGTGGTAACCACCTATCTCGTTGCCAATGCCATTATTGTCACGGCGACCAGCTTTTTGGCCAACCGCTTTGGCCGCAAGACTTTCTTCCTCATCTGCCTCGGTTTGTTCACTGTGAGCTCGGTGCTCTGTGGAATGGCGTGGAATCTTCAGTCGCTCCTTCTCTTTCGCGTCCTGCAGGGTTTCGGCGGCGGCGGTATGGTGCCGGTGGCGCAGTCAATTCTTGCGGATTCCTTTCCGCCGGCGAAGCGCGGTCAGGCTTTTGCGCTGTTCGGTGTTGCGGTGGTCGTGGCTCCCGCCGTCGGGCCGACCCTTGGCGGCTGGCTCTCCGACAATGTCTCCTGGCAGTCGTGCTTCCTGATCAACGGGCCGGTCGGCGTAATATCGATGCTACTCGTCTTTATGCTCGTGAAGGAGGTACGGCCGGATCGCAGTGTTCGCCTCGATTGGGGTGGCTTTATTCTCGTTGCCACGTTCCTGGGCGCTCTCGAATTCGTATTGGACCGGGGGCAGCAGGACGACTGGTTCGGATCGAATGTCATCATCACCTTCACATGCATTTCCGCGCTCGCGGTCTTGCTTTTGATCCCGTGGGAAGCCGGCCGCCGGAATGCTGTCGTCGACCTCAGGATGATGGCCACCCGTCAGTTCGCATCATGCTTTCTGGTGATGCTGGCGACCGGTGCGATCCTGTTGGCTACCACGCAGTTTCTGCCGCAGCTGGTGCAGGGGGATTTCGGCTATACAGCGACATGGGCCGGCCTTGTCCTATCGCCAGGCGGTGTCGTGACGTTGGTGATGATGTTCGTCACGGGTCAGCTGTCGAGCCGGGTCCAGCCCAAATACCTGATAGCCATCGGAGCTACCGTCATCGCAGCCTCCATGTACGTTATGACCAATATCAACCCCGATATGGGTTTCTGGTTCTTCGTGAAGGCACGCATGCTGACGAGTGTCGGACTGCCACTGATATTCGTCCCGATCATGGCCGCTTCCTATGATGGCATTCCCCAGCACAAGACCGACCTGGCCTCCGCGTTGCTCAATGCGGCACGCAATACCGGTGGCTCGATTGGCGTGTCGCTCGCCTCGAACGTGCTCGCGCACCGCGCGCAGTTTCATCAGAGCTCCCTCGCCGCATACGCCATCCCTTCGGGCATTTCGTACCAGCAGACGATGCAGCAGCTGACGCATTATTTTGCCGCCCAGGGCAGCTCAATAGCGCAAGCCCAGCAACAAGCCATCGCCTGGATTGGCCAGCAGGTCCAGGCACAAGCGTCGTTGCTAGCCTACATAGATGTGTTTTGGACGCTGATGCTTGTCTCGGCGGCGGCGATACCCCTCGCGCTGCTCTTGCGCAAAGTGAAGCTGGGAGGGGCAGTCCATGTTGGACACTAACATCGATCCAGTGCGGCCCCCGACCGGTTCCTAATTCCGCAACCTTGCCTCGGCGCTGGCCCCGAACACCGGAATCCGGTTGACGGCCAGCACCACTGCGAAAGTAATGACCAGCATCGCGATGCCCAAAACCGAAATCGCGGCGAGATCGCCGCTTTCGTTCAAATCGTAAATCAACACCGAAATCACCTTGGTCTGCGAGGTGAACAGGATGATCGCCGCTGAAAGTTCGCGCATCACGCCGATAAAGATAAAGCACCAGGTCGCAATCACACCGGTGCGCAGCAACGGCGCGGTGATCTGGCGCAGCGACTGCAGCCGCGTCGCGCCGAGGATGCGGCTGGCGTCCTCGAGCTCGGGGTGGATGGTTGAAAACGCCGCCTGCAATTGCTGATAGGCCGACGGCAGGTTGATGGTGAGGAACGCGATCAGGAGGATCCACAGCGTGCCGTACAGCACGAAGGGCGGCCGCGTATAACTCAAGAACAGCCCGACGCCGAGCACGATCCCGGGCACGGCGACAGGCGCGGTCGCGAGAAAGCCGAGCACGCGATGGCCTGCGATCACGCGGCGCGTGGTGACATAGGCGATCACGAGCGCGAGTACCGTGCCGATGGTCGCGGTCGCGGTGCCGAGAATCACGGTGTTTTTCAGCGCAAGCTGCGTCGAGGACAGTTCGGTAAACACGAACACGATGTTGTGCAGCGTCAAGGTCGCGGGCGTCACGAGCGTTGTCGCGTTCGGCGAGAACGCGGCATTGAGCAGAGCAAAATACGGCAGGAAAACCGGGTTGAGCAGCACCACGAGACAAAACGCCAGCGCCGCCCAGCGCCACCCTTTCATCTCGACGCGGCGCGGCGCGCCATATTTGCCGCCCACGACCGAAAAGCCGCGGCGGCCGAGGATGAATTTTTGCGCCTGCAGCAACAGGATGGTCAGCAGCAGCAGTGGCACCGCGGCGGCGGCGGCAAGCTCGAGTTTTGGCGGGTACTGGAACAGGCTCCAGATTTTCGTGGTCATGGTGTGAAAGCCGGCCGGCAGCGCCAGGATCGCCGGTGAGCCGAACAGCGTCATCGCCTGCAGAAACGCGATCAGCGCGCCGGCAACCAGCGCTGGCAGCGCCAGGGGAATCGTGACCCGGCGCGCCGTGGTCCAGGCCCTGCCGCCGAGAATGGCGGAGGCATCCTCGAGTTCGCCCGGCATGTTGTCGAGCGCGTTGGCGACCAGAACGAACACGAACGGAAACGTGTAACAGGAGATGACAAAAATGATTCCGGTCAGCGAATAGATGTTGAACAAATGATCATCGGATTCCGCAGCCGTCACAAAACGATAGAGCTGGTTGAGCAACCCGCTGTTGGGCGCCGCCAGCAATTCCCACGCGACCGCGCCGAGAAACGGCGGCGTCACGAAGGACGCCGTCACCAGTGCCCGGATGAACTGCCGCCCCGGCATGTCGGTGCGCGACACCAGCCACGCAAACGGCGCCGCGACCAGGCAGCAGAGGGTGGCGGAAGTGGTCGCGATGATGGCGGTGGTCAGCAGCGGATCGAGGAAATCCGGATCGGTGAACAGCGTGACGAAATTCTGCAGCGTTATGTGGCGGGCTTTGTCGGTAAAGGCATAGACCGCGAGCCACGACATCGGCAGCACGATCAGAGCGACCAGGCAGGCCGCGAACAGAAACAACACCGGTTTTGTCCAGTCGACTTTGCCGCGCGTGCCGTCGATGTCTGCGGTGGTGGTCATATGGTCCACGAGTCAGGTGTTTCCCTCATCCTGAGGAGCGGCGTCTTCGCCGCGTCTCGAAGGATGAAAGCCGCATTGTGGCCTCATGGTTCGAGACGGCGCTAACGCGCCTCCTCACCATGAGGGTAGAGGTCAAACCTTAAACAGCTTCGCATAACGGCTCTTGATCTCATCCGTCATCTTCTCCACCCCTGCTGCGTCCTCCTTCATCAATTTGATGTCGGAGATTTTTCGGCGCCCCGGCTTCGACTGCACCTGCGCGTGAACCGAATATTGCGCGGTGAAGTCGATGAAGAATTGTTGCGTC is drawn from Bradyrhizobium lablabi and contains these coding sequences:
- a CDS encoding MBL fold metallo-hydrolase, with the protein product MTDFNRRDTLKMSAGFALAAAAGGFSCIEMAKAGPIDVPTIDKLSVRVLVDGASDIFFKPQEVNGVKIEPGRSADSLRPLHSEWGLSLLLEPQRGDEKRTFLLDYGWTPEVINDNMELLKVDPSKIETLILSHGHFDHWGGLLGFLAKHRKDLPADLTMYAGGEDNFCQRYARAGQSELSNFGMLDRRDLAKQNVKLVLCESPVVIGGQAFTTGKITRSSIEKVLPNTMVEFKLKDGAGCNASHYLPAEMEGKIVPDEHIHEHATCFNLKDKGLIVISSCGHVGIVNSVRQAMEVSGVSKIHAIMGGFHLGPAPADYLTQVVSEIGKLNPDALIPMHCSGLNFTQEAQRQMPGKVLTTTTGSRISFGI
- a CDS encoding TetR/AcrR family transcriptional regulator, coding for MARISARTSAKKARSVARAPGRSGRPPNELAGEVEERILDAARKVFLDRGFEGASIEEIAEVARSGKPTIYARFHDKKGLFTAAVTKYVIAKQAQLENHSPSGTTIDERLASIGVIVLQEALTPEWISLLRLSIAEARRFPDLGGSVIRIMRERGTEIMMRLLAEVAESSEVETFPALGPGRLAMTARYFIDLILLPQVLRALSGEDIETLHAEIGPHVLQRVAFFLSACRNGGIA
- a CDS encoding HlyD family secretion protein, coding for MLKRYDEQTLREVESPRFPPGSPDGPADEALAHRSPQKEKPETEAPSSRERPAGEPPSPELPAETDDQPAPGGVSSGESRKGFRRRHPIAALVGSALLVLAVGAGYAYWNYASDFESTDDAFIAARQIAIAPKVTGYVTQVPVTDNQHVAAGAVIARIDDRDYRIALEQASAQVAAAQATIQNIDAQVAVQQAQIKSSEAQVEQAQATLVFAQQQSARYETLARNGAGTVQNAQQYSSQLLQQQAALKSAQAALTVAQRQIESLKAQRSSAEASLAQAVAQRDQAQLNLSYTTVTAAQAGRVVNLTASAGEFAQAGTNLTMFVPDEIWVTANFKETQLNSMRPGQPASMRIDAYPKRAIRGHVASVQPGSGTAFSLLPAENATGNYVKVIQRVPVKIIIDNPPTDVALGPGMSVVPSVRINFKPSLYERLASSIDYLWRQS
- a CDS encoding DHA2 family efflux MFS transporter permease subunit, yielding MSINEGIGTGSAATAIKGASPWLIAIVVALAAFMEVLDTTIANVALNYIAGGLGVSEDEASWVVTTYLVANAIIVTATSFLANRFGRKTFFLICLGLFTVSSVLCGMAWNLQSLLLFRVLQGFGGGGMVPVAQSILADSFPPAKRGQAFALFGVAVVVAPAVGPTLGGWLSDNVSWQSCFLINGPVGVISMLLVFMLVKEVRPDRSVRLDWGGFILVATFLGALEFVLDRGQQDDWFGSNVIITFTCISALAVLLLIPWEAGRRNAVVDLRMMATRQFASCFLVMLATGAILLATTQFLPQLVQGDFGYTATWAGLVLSPGGVVTLVMMFVTGQLSSRVQPKYLIAIGATVIAASMYVMTNINPDMGFWFFVKARMLTSVGLPLIFVPIMAASYDGIPQHKTDLASALLNAARNTGGSIGVSLASNVLAHRAQFHQSSLAAYAIPSGISYQQTMQQLTHYFAAQGSSIAQAQQQAIAWIGQQVQAQASLLAYIDVFWTLMLVSAAAIPLALLLRKVKLGGAVHVGH
- a CDS encoding ABC transporter permease encodes the protein MTTTADIDGTRGKVDWTKPVLFLFAACLVALIVLPMSWLAVYAFTDKARHITLQNFVTLFTDPDFLDPLLTTAIIATTSATLCCLVAAPFAWLVSRTDMPGRQFIRALVTASFVTPPFLGAVAWELLAAPNSGLLNQLYRFVTAAESDDHLFNIYSLTGIIFVISCYTFPFVFVLVANALDNMPGELEDASAILGGRAWTTARRVTIPLALPALVAGALIAFLQAMTLFGSPAILALPAGFHTMTTKIWSLFQYPPKLELAAAAAVPLLLLTILLLQAQKFILGRRGFSVVGGKYGAPRRVEMKGWRWAALAFCLVVLLNPVFLPYFALLNAAFSPNATTLVTPATLTLHNIVFVFTELSSTQLALKNTVILGTATATIGTVLALVIAYVTTRRVIAGHRVLGFLATAPVAVPGIVLGVGLFLSYTRPPFVLYGTLWILLIAFLTINLPSAYQQLQAAFSTIHPELEDASRILGATRLQSLRQITAPLLRTGVIATWCFIFIGVMRELSAAIILFTSQTKVISVLIYDLNESGDLAAISVLGIAMLVITFAVVLAVNRIPVFGASAEARLRN